The nucleotide sequence GTAGTATTAAATTCCTCTGGTTTAAATGATAATTTTGAGGTGTTATCAAAAACTTCATTTCCATTATTTAAACGCCCTCGTATTATTTTTTTTCCTTTATGTAGGGTTGTTAATAGTACCCCGAACTTATCTAATTCCCTTAATAATTCTTTCAATTTATCGTAAGGATATTTCCTTAAGTCTAATTGGTCTATATTGTTTAATATATCGTTATAATCTTTCATGTTTTACTCATTTAATCGCTTATAAACCTTCTTCAACATATAGTTCCGTACAATCTTTCCAAAATCCTTATCATCCATCATTTTTGAAAAGATATCTTGATTTTGCTCCATCCTTCCAATAAGCTTATCCATAAAAGCATCTTCAAAACCAAATTTAAAGTTGTCTAACGTATTATTTTGGGCTTGCTCGGTTAGTTTGTCATCAGCTACCAATTCTTCTTCTATCTGGTCAAAAAATAGTTTGTCTGCTTCTGTAAACTCTGTTCCAAATTTTGTGTTTATTACACTTATGATTTCAGACAAAGCTTCCTTTTCTTCTTTTGTAACTCTTATTCCAGATTCTGAAATACCATCAAGTCCATACTCACCTTGACTCTCTAATGCTAAATTCTGTTCCGTTATCTTCTGAAGTCTGTAGTATTCTAAAGAAACTTCATCTCCTAACTTAAATCTATCTCTTTGATTTTTCCTTGGAAGCTTCTTTAATAAAAATCTACTATAGGTGAAGAGCTTCTCTAAATCAACATCTGTAAAGGGCATTATTTGGGTCAGAAAAGAATAGGTTCTGGTAAAAGATTGTAAAGCATGTTTAAAGTTGTCTTGAGTAGTTTCTGTCCCAATTACATCTTCTTTTGAGTTCTCTTCAGGAAGTTGCTTAAAACGTTCTACAGCAGGGTCTATATAAGCATTTAGTTTGGCTTGCTGCTTAACATTCAAAGCATTCAATGAATTAAAATAAACATTGCAAAAATTATCAACTTCTGATTGCCAAATTATTTGAGCCTTCTCAATCTCGTTCTTCAAGTCATAAAGATGGTTAGGGTCTGTATTTGACTCTATAGTTGTCAACTCATAATATGGCTGAAAAGAGCTTATTATGTCTTCAACTTCATTTGTGAAGTCTAAAATAAAGGTATCTTCCTTTCCTGCATGCATTCTGTTCAATCTGGAAAGTGTTTGAACACATTTAACACCAGACAGTTTTTTATCAACATACATGGTATGTAATAAAGGTTGGTCAAACCCTGTTTGATATTTATCCGCTACCAAAAGCAGTTGGTATTCATTTGTTGCAAACTTTTTAGGAAGCTCTTTTTCTTTAAAGCCATTAAGTTCAACTTCGGTTACACCTTCAGGATAAGATTCATAGATAACTTTTCCAGAAAAAGCTACAATGGTTTTAATATCTGAATAACCTTTGCTTTTAATATATTTATCAAACTCCTCCTTATATCTTACGGCATGAAGTCTAGAACCAGTGACTAACATAGCTTTTGCTTTCCCACCAATCTTTTTAGAAACAACTTGTCTAAAATGTTCAACAATAACTTCCGTCTTTTGGGCAAGATTATGTGGATGTAATGATAAAAAACGACCAATTGCTCTTGAAGCTTGTTTCTTGTTTACCTTTGGGTCTTCTTCTATCTCTTTAGAAAGTCTAAAATAGGTCTTATAAGTGGTGTAGTTTTGAAGCACATCTAAAATAAACCCTTCTTCAATGGCTTGTTTCATGCTATATAGATGAAACGGTTTTGGTTTATCATCTACATCAGGTGTTCCGAAAACCTCAACAGTTTTAGCTTTTGGAGTAGCAGTAAAAGCAAAGAAACTTAAATTGTCTTGTTTGCCTCTTGCCTCCATAGATTTTCTAATTGCATCTTCCGCATCATCATCCAATCCAGAGTCTAACTCAAGTTCTTCAGCTTCTTCTAATGTCTTAGCAGAAAGAACCTCTTTCATTTTCTTTGTAGCTTCACCACCTTGAGATGAATGAGCTTCATCTATAATGACAGCATATTTACTGGTTGGTAGCTCTCCAATTTTATCAAGTACAAAAGGAAATTTCTGAAGTGTTGTAATAATAATATTTGAGCCTGCCTCAAGGGCATCAGCTAATTGTTGTGAATTTTTGTCAATCTTTTGAACAACTCCTTGTTTATGCTCAAATTGATAGATTGTATTTTGTAGTTGACTATCAAGTACCTTACGGTCAGTAATGACTATTACAGAATCAAATATTCGTTCGTTATTAGAATTATGTAGACTTGATAAACGATAGGATAACCAAGCTATAGAGTTTGATTTACCTGAACCTGCTGAATGCTGAATTAGGTAGTTTTTACCAGCTCCATTATCCTTAGCATTTTGAGTTAAGTTTCTAACAACATCCAATTGATGATAACGAGGAAAAATCATGGTTTCCTTTTTCTTTTTAATACCATCTAATTCATATTCTTCAACATTAAGGTGCAAAAATTTACCAATAATGTCCATGAAACTATCTTTAGCCCAAACATACTCCCAAAGATATTCAGTTCTATAACCTTCTTTGTTCGGTGGATTTCCAGCTCCGTTATTATGACCTAAATTGAATGGAAGGTATCTTGTTGCTTTACCACTAAGCCTTGTAGTCATGTAACATTCATCTGTGTCCACAGCAAAATGAACTAAAGCTCTCTTTTTAAAGGCAAAAATGGGTTCAGTTGGTTCTCTGTCAAAAACATATTGCTTTTTAGCATTAGATACATTTTGTCCTGAAAACTGATTTTTAAGCTCTATAGTTGCTATTACTAGACCATTTAAGCTTAATACCATATCCAAAGAATTATTACCGTTACGCTCATAATAAAGCTGTCTGGTAACACTTAAATGATTCTTGCTGTATAATAACTTATCATCTTCGTTAAGTGTTGTCTCAGGCTTAAAATAGCCCATTTTAAATTTAACACCATAATCCGTAAATCCATTTCTAACAACATCAAGAGTTCCTCTTAAATCCAATTCTCGTATTAAGCGTTGAACAACTTTGGTTTCTACATCCTCCTTATGGATATTACTTAATTTATCCCAAGCTTTAGGTTGGGAGTCTTTAAGGAAGTTAGTTATATATGTTGGAAATAATCCTAATTGAGCATCAAAGTCTTGAGACAGTCCTTTAACATAGCCTCCATCTTCCAATAAGGATGTCTCAATTGCTTCTTCAAATGTTAACTCTGTATGTATACCTTTAGCCATAATATTATTTTCTTCTTTTATTTAGTTCCAAAAGAATCATTTCACATTTTTCATCCAATTCTTGTAACGTTGGAACTAACTCCATTGCACCATCTTCTTGTAGCCATCTCTGTGGATTACTCCAAAACCTACTTTTGTCTCTTAATCTTCCTGCTAATTCTTTGTCAATTTTTATCATGGAAGTAAATGCTTGCAGCCACAACTCGGATAACTCTTGATTAGGAGTATAATTTCTATTAGATTGAGTTAAATAAGTCTCTGTTGCGTTGATGGCTCTTTGCAAAGAAGATATTGCAATTATCTTATGCTCTATTCGAGTTCCCTTTTTTGGTAAAACTCTATCGGCTATAGAGTTGGCTGTTCTTACTCCAGAAAAAATAGTGGTTAAATCAATCATTGCTTAAATATTCTTTAATGTTAAACTTGGAAAATTTAGCAGAAGAGGGAAGGTATAGAGGATGTCTTGGATGATTGTACTTTGTTAATTCGTGTAAATAAATCCAGTTCTTATCATAGCCAATGGCTTCAGCCAAATCCTTTAAACAATCTTTTAAGTACGTTCTTCTATCTATTTCTGTTCCCCAAGCAGCACAAATGTCAAAGTTCTCATGTTCCTTGATAAATTGTTTAACCTGTTCAATGTGTTCTTGGTGTATTTTAGTATTAATCTCAAGGTGCATATCCTTTGGGTTTGTTGCTCTTTGAGGGTATACATTAAGCATCAACCAACCATCATAACCATTATTGAAAGCGAAATTCTCAACTCTTGCAACTGTTCTATCTAAATCATCAGGTCTAGCAGTACTCGGATTAATTCCAACAAAGAATAACATTTTACTACCGAGCTTACCAAGTGTATATCTAGCAGAATTATCTTCATTAGTTATGTATGTCCATTTAATCATTAGACTCAAGCTTTAAGAAGTAGTATTTATTAATCTGAACCCAATTAAAGCAATAGCTTTTAGTTAAGGCAATATTGACATCGTAACCGCCAATTGGAGTACCCTTTATAGTCTCTGCTTCAACAAAAGTCCCCTCTGAAATATCATAATCCCATTTCTTTCCTCTTTTAGTTTCAGGAAAAACTAATCCTCTAAAATCGGTCATCACTAAACTAATACCATTAGTATATTTGGTGGTTTTAGAATAGCTTTCCAATAACTCCAAATCCTGATAAACATCCTTCATAAAAATATCAGAAGCTCCACGTTTGCCACCACTGGAAGCATACTCTTTATAACATTTCATTTCGATAGGTAGATACAGTTCAATTTCGCCTTTAGTTATTTGGATAACTATATCACATTCTCTTAAACGACCGTTTACATGAATGGCTGTTTCCAGTTCAAGTTCTACTGTTTCATCATCATTGTAAATAGTTAAATCCAGTGCATTTTTTAAGATATAAGCAAACTGCAATTGCATAGAAGCTTCTTTGTTAACAGCAATAAGACCTGAGCCGACCTTTGCTGAAAAGCTTTCCCAGCAAATGCCAACCATGTTTCTTACCCTATTAACTATCTGTTCCATTATATTGCATCAATTATTTTAGCCAGAAAATTAAACTCCTCTGTCAAAGGGGAGTAAGCTTCTTCAAATTCGTCAACTTTTAAATAAACCTCTTGTTCATTCTTATCAATATTATTGCGTCTATCAATAATTATTTCCTGTCCATCCCAATTAGTTTCATATCGAGTATTCCCAGTCAATTCCCAGTCAAACTGTTCACTTTCTTTAGCTTCGTGTAGTTCTGTGAATAATTCTATAATCTCTTCAAATTTCATGTGATAATAAGTGTTAATCAATCTTCAATTTTTCAAATAATATCCTATTTCTTTTTTTAGCATCATCTAAAACCTTTTCAAAAGGTAACACTTCAAAATATGCCGAATAATATTTGCTCTTTACCTTAAAGTAACCCTTACCATCTGGTGTTTTTTCAAACTCTCTTCTTTTTAATATCTTTTCTAATGAAGGCGTTACATCACAAACAATATAAATGTAGAAAGGGGTGTGTTCATTAACCTCTACAAAACGCCCATTCCTTCCTTTTACTTTTCCTTCAAGAAGATTATCAATATATTTTTCAGATTGCTCTATAGGGTTTTTATCTTCATCATAATCCTTATAATCATCCCTCATAGGTTTTTTGAACTCAACTATGGTAAATGAGTTGTGTGGAGAGCTTTTAGAATCAGAAAAAGCAAATGCTTCATTATAGATTATAAGGTCAGCTCTTTGCTTACTATCAGAAGTTACACCTTCAACACTCTTAAAAGATTTATCCGATGCCAAGAAGGAATGGTACGTTAGTCTTTCATCGATAAGCCATAAATTTTGTTTATCTGGTGTAATCTCATCTGAAGTAGTCTTGATAGGAAAAAAGACAGAATGTACTAAGTCTTCATTTTCAAATTTTTCATCTTCCTTGTGCTCAATGAGGCTTTCGAGCAGCTCAATAATTGTTTTCCTATGCACCACGTATCTTGCCAAATCAGATTTACCAATCTCATTAAAATCACTTAAAAACTTTTCGTATTTCTTAGTGTATTCTTCAAGGTTTGTAACATCTTTCTTTTCATCAAGTAGCTTTATTTTTTCCTCCTTGACTTCTAATCTCCATTTGGACTCAATTTTATAAAGTTCAATATCTAATTTATCTTTAGGAAGGTCAGGAGGGAGTTTAGAGACTTCTTCCTTTCTGTGAGCCAGTGTACTTCTGTATTGTGGTAAGTCTTCATCTATTGTTGGTCTATAGGTTTCAATTTTATTTTCTCTAACTTCAGTTAGGTAGTCTTCCAATAATTCTTCAATAGATTTTATTGATGCTCTTCGCAGTTTAGCAAGATTTATATCTAAAGACTCTTCATCCTCTTCATCATGACCATCGGGAAAATTAAAACCGATTCTTTCAGTATCTACGTGTTCATCTAATAATTGTCCAACTACATAGGCTTGATAATAGAATTTGTTCCCATCCTCATCAGTAATTGGCTTTTTACCAAGGTCAACAATCCTTGAATAAAGACCTTCTCTAATTACACTTCTATTGTGTGCACAAAAGTTAATCTTATGGCTTAAGTTTTTAAGAGACTTAGTAAGGTAAAGCTCAAATTCTTCCTCCTGAATATCAAAAGTTGCATCTAGAACTTCACTTTTAAATTCTGTATTAAAAACATTGGTCAAATTAAATTCTAGATTGTTTTGATTTCGAACAATAATTGTAGGTTCTTGTTTCCTAATAAAGTACAATTTAAAATGACTAACAATCTCTTGAGCTACAGAATGCAAAGCAAAATTTAGATTTTTTTGATACTCGTCTTTAATATTATTTAAGGTTACTTTAGTGCCTACTGATGAGTCTTTTGTTTCAGGGTATTGAATGTTTTCAAAACCAACCTTTGTTGCCTTAAAGTCAAACGAGATAGCTTTAAGCGATGTGTCTGAGTCAATATATTGGCTCTTAATATTAAGTTTCTTAAATGCTTTTAAACAAACAAACCTTCCAACTCCTTTACCACCAATTTCAATTTTATGGTCTGTATCAGATTCAATGAAGGATGTTAAATTATCTTTATTCATACCAATACCATTATCTTCTACTTCAAAGGAATGAATAGGGTAATTATCAATGACTTTTAGTTCCTTTAGGGTTTCTTCTGCGCCATTGCGTATACACTTTATTACAATCTTGCTTTCACCTTCTTTTATTAAGCCAGCTTTAATAGCCTCATCAATGGAATGAATAGAGTTACTAATTACTTCAAACAAAGGCATTAAAGGCTTTGTTCTAGGTAGATTAGTATTTCTTACCTTGTTTGCTATATTTGAAGTTGCAATTAATTGTTCCATACTATTTTAGTTTTCTTCTCTGATATCTATTTTACCAGTAACCACCTCACTGATTAATGTGGTTTTATATTCTTTAAGATGTAATATTTCAGCTTTAGTTTTTGAAATTACATTTTCTATTTGTCCAACTTTTTCATCAAGGTATTCTGCTATTAAAACTTGCTCTTTTAATGAAGGAAGTAAAATAGGTAGTCTTTTTAATAGTTCTTGACTCAATGATGCTCTGGTCACCAAATTCATTTCTTTTACAAAAAAGATTCTAGGAATGAAGCATCTGAAGTAATACTTGGAAAACTCAGTGATAAGAGTGTTAGGGTATGGTCTGAACCTAATTAAGAACCCAGCGAAAGTGCCTTTGTCTATGCTTTTTTGACATACAGAGGCAATACCAATTTCTTCAATCGTTTCTGACGTTCTTGTAAAAAAAACATCTCCTTCAATAACTGAATAATTGTTCCAATGTTTATCTTCTGATTTTGCTAATCCTTCAACTTTAAATGGCAGTGTTCTATTATAAAACACATCAGAATAACTTACAAATGGGTGACCTTCACCGAAAAAATCTGCTCCTTCACTAATTCCGTTTTGACAATTTCCAACATACCTTAATCTTTTTATACCCCAATGCTTAGGAATAGAACCTAACCAATCAATACCAGAATCTTTCATTGGCACATCTGGATTTAATC is from Flavobacteriaceae bacterium and encodes:
- a CDS encoding DUF1643 domain-containing protein is translated as MIKWTYITNEDNSARYTLGKLGSKMLFFVGINPSTARPDDLDRTVARVENFAFNNGYDGWLMLNVYPQRATNPKDMHLEINTKIHQEHIEQVKQFIKEHENFDICAAWGTEIDRRTYLKDCLKDLAEAIGYDKNWIYLHELTKYNHPRHPLYLPSSAKFSKFNIKEYLSND
- a CDS encoding restriction endonuclease subunit S, with the translated sequence MKRYSSYTDSGVKWIGEIPDNWEVTKIKFVSRIYGRIGFRGYTVDDIVDKNEGAISLSPSNIVDQKITFKDSTFISFDKYFESPEIMIQNDDIVFVKTASVGKCAYVTNLPCESTLNPQLIVFKNCKIFNKFFYYSLISPLIQNQVFSDLTGGVVGTISQAKINNYFMVKPSELDEQIQIANYLDQKTTKIDELVTKKEQLIQLLEEEGTAIINETITKGLNPDVPMKDSGIDWLGSIPKHWGIKRLRYVGNCQNGISEGADFFGEGHPFVSYSDVFYNRTLPFKVEGLAKSEDKHWNNYSVIEGDVFFTRTSETIEEIGIASVCQKSIDKGTFAGFLIRFRPYPNTLITEFSKYYFRCFIPRIFFVKEMNLVTRASLSQELLKRLPILLPSLKEQVLIAEYLDEKVGQIENVISKTKAEILHLKEYKTTLISEVVTGKIDIREEN
- a CDS encoding ATP-binding protein, translated to MEQLIATSNIANKVRNTNLPRTKPLMPLFEVISNSIHSIDEAIKAGLIKEGESKIVIKCIRNGAEETLKELKVIDNYPIHSFEVEDNGIGMNKDNLTSFIESDTDHKIEIGGKGVGRFVCLKAFKKLNIKSQYIDSDTSLKAISFDFKATKVGFENIQYPETKDSSVGTKVTLNNIKDEYQKNLNFALHSVAQEIVSHFKLYFIRKQEPTIIVRNQNNLEFNLTNVFNTEFKSEVLDATFDIQEEEFELYLTKSLKNLSHKINFCAHNRSVIREGLYSRIVDLGKKPITDEDGNKFYYQAYVVGQLLDEHVDTERIGFNFPDGHDEEDEESLDINLAKLRRASIKSIEELLEDYLTEVRENKIETYRPTIDEDLPQYRSTLAHRKEEVSKLPPDLPKDKLDIELYKIESKWRLEVKEEKIKLLDEKKDVTNLEEYTKKYEKFLSDFNEIGKSDLARYVVHRKTIIELLESLIEHKEDEKFENEDLVHSVFFPIKTTSDEITPDKQNLWLIDERLTYHSFLASDKSFKSVEGVTSDSKQRADLIIYNEAFAFSDSKSSPHNSFTIVEFKKPMRDDYKDYDEDKNPIEQSEKYIDNLLEGKVKGRNGRFVEVNEHTPFYIYIVCDVTPSLEKILKRREFEKTPDGKGYFKVKSKYYSAYFEVLPFEKVLDDAKKRNRILFEKLKID
- a CDS encoding type I restriction endonuclease subunit R, translating into MAKGIHTELTFEEAIETSLLEDGGYVKGLSQDFDAQLGLFPTYITNFLKDSQPKAWDKLSNIHKEDVETKVVQRLIRELDLRGTLDVVRNGFTDYGVKFKMGYFKPETTLNEDDKLLYSKNHLSVTRQLYYERNGNNSLDMVLSLNGLVIATIELKNQFSGQNVSNAKKQYVFDREPTEPIFAFKKRALVHFAVDTDECYMTTRLSGKATRYLPFNLGHNNGAGNPPNKEGYRTEYLWEYVWAKDSFMDIIGKFLHLNVEEYELDGIKKKKETMIFPRYHQLDVVRNLTQNAKDNGAGKNYLIQHSAGSGKSNSIAWLSYRLSSLHNSNNERIFDSVIVITDRKVLDSQLQNTIYQFEHKQGVVQKIDKNSQQLADALEAGSNIIITTLQKFPFVLDKIGELPTSKYAVIIDEAHSSQGGEATKKMKEVLSAKTLEEAEELELDSGLDDDAEDAIRKSMEARGKQDNLSFFAFTATPKAKTVEVFGTPDVDDKPKPFHLYSMKQAIEEGFILDVLQNYTTYKTYFRLSKEIEEDPKVNKKQASRAIGRFLSLHPHNLAQKTEVIVEHFRQVVSKKIGGKAKAMLVTGSRLHAVRYKEEFDKYIKSKGYSDIKTIVAFSGKVIYESYPEGVTEVELNGFKEKELPKKFATNEYQLLLVADKYQTGFDQPLLHTMYVDKKLSGVKCVQTLSRLNRMHAGKEDTFILDFTNEVEDIISSFQPYYELTTIESNTDPNHLYDLKNEIEKAQIIWQSEVDNFCNVYFNSLNALNVKQQAKLNAYIDPAVERFKQLPEENSKEDVIGTETTQDNFKHALQSFTRTYSFLTQIMPFTDVDLEKLFTYSRFLLKKLPRKNQRDRFKLGDEVSLEYYRLQKITEQNLALESQGEYGLDGISESGIRVTKEEKEALSEIISVINTKFGTEFTEADKLFFDQIEEELVADDKLTEQAQNNTLDNFKFGFEDAFMDKLIGRMEQNQDIFSKMMDDKDFGKIVRNYMLKKVYKRLNE